A part of Desulfofundulus salinus genomic DNA contains:
- a CDS encoding glycosyltransferase family 2 protein, translating into MELFMLLISLYYLYHLLFLLFSLGLSRPLTGTPAGTGQNRLAVFMPAHNEENVIASSVRSILASRYPGNKFDVYVIADNCTDRTAELARAAGALVLERENKTLRGKQHALKWAFEQINLDEYDAVVILDADNHVHPGFLGVLDHYLAAGHKVIQGYVETKNPGDSWVTANYAYMFWYLCRLQMARTRLGLSAWLAGTGLCISTDVLRRVGWNVTTLVDDVEYTCQLLLSVPVFYLLPLLAERVRIRRAWTYLLTAGAFFFTWIPITAYGVVTCDQKSWWRTRH; encoded by the coding sequence ATGGAATTATTTATGCTCTTAATCTCTCTTTATTATCTGTACCATCTGCTTTTTTTGCTTTTTAGCCTGGGGTTGAGCAGGCCCCTGACCGGCACACCGGCGGGAACAGGTCAAAACCGCCTGGCCGTTTTTATGCCGGCCCACAACGAGGAAAACGTGATAGCTTCATCCGTCCGCTCCATCCTGGCCTCCCGTTACCCCGGGAACAAATTCGATGTGTACGTCATTGCCGACAACTGCACCGATAGGACGGCGGAGCTGGCCCGGGCCGCCGGTGCCCTGGTACTGGAGCGGGAAAACAAAACTTTGCGCGGAAAACAACACGCCCTCAAGTGGGCGTTTGAGCAGATAAACCTGGACGAATATGACGCCGTGGTAATCCTGGATGCCGACAACCACGTGCACCCGGGTTTCCTGGGCGTACTGGACCACTACCTGGCAGCCGGCCATAAAGTGATCCAGGGTTACGTCGAAACCAAAAACCCCGGCGATTCGTGGGTTACCGCCAACTACGCATATATGTTCTGGTACCTATGCCGCCTTCAGATGGCCCGCACCCGGCTGGGTCTGTCGGCCTGGCTGGCCGGGACGGGGCTGTGCATAAGCACCGATGTATTGCGCCGGGTGGGCTGGAACGTTACCACCCTGGTGGACGATGTGGAGTATACCTGCCAGCTCCTGTTATCGGTGCCTGTTTTCTACCTGCTGCCTTTGCTGGCCGAGCGGGTGAGGATACGCCGGGCTTGGACTTATTTGCTGACGGCAGGGGCGTTTTTCTTTACGTGGATACCAATCACTGCCTACGGAGTGGTGACGTGTGATCAGAAAAGCTGGTGGAGGACGCGGCATTAG
- the dnaB gene encoding replicative DNA helicase: protein MGKRVPPQSIDAEQYVLGSCLLSAEVVDAVSEILTSDDFYRADHKQIFQAILDLYQAGKPVDLISLTEELRSRGVLDRVGGVTYIASLPNHVESPLLARHHAELVREKAILRAVLSRCHHLVERIYAGTLDGKEAMQDLQRAALELSEQDKQNAGLQPIRPLLQGAVAGIEERYRNKGKLPGLSTGLADLDKFTGGLRKGDLILIAARPSMGKTSLCDQIAVEVARSGGVVALFTTEVRGTRVAEKIIIQTARLNGHAIRIGYLGENEWSGVCDASAKLSSIKLYVDDHPHPTPAHIRAQVHKLNAKHGRVDLVVVDYIGQLDPGKKVDTRVRELAEITRSLKAMAKDFNCPVIAASQLNRAVEAQGEKRPTLSDLRDSGDLEQDSDLVLLLWRPEFYNPLDRPGMAEIIIAKQREGPTGSIWVAFVKEHTRFHDLAGEAGEVADALPKKSKAGKRNLKLV, encoded by the coding sequence ATGGGGAAAAGAGTGCCACCGCAGTCCATCGACGCGGAGCAGTACGTGCTTGGCTCCTGCTTGTTGAGTGCGGAAGTCGTGGACGCAGTGTCAGAGATCCTTACGTCGGATGACTTCTATCGTGCCGACCACAAGCAAATATTTCAAGCCATCCTTGACCTGTACCAGGCCGGTAAGCCCGTGGATTTAATATCGCTGACGGAGGAATTGAGGTCCCGGGGTGTGCTGGACAGGGTAGGCGGTGTCACCTATATAGCTTCCCTGCCAAATCATGTTGAAAGTCCTTTGCTGGCCAGACACCACGCCGAGTTGGTGAGGGAGAAGGCCATCCTGCGGGCGGTGCTTTCCAGGTGTCACCACCTGGTAGAGCGTATATATGCTGGCACCCTGGACGGCAAAGAGGCCATGCAGGACCTGCAAAGAGCAGCCCTGGAATTGTCCGAACAGGATAAACAAAACGCGGGCCTGCAGCCAATTAGACCATTGCTTCAAGGTGCTGTGGCAGGTATCGAAGAGCGGTACAGGAACAAGGGCAAACTCCCAGGACTATCAACGGGTCTTGCTGACCTAGACAAGTTTACCGGGGGCTTGAGGAAGGGGGATTTAATCCTCATCGCCGCCCGGCCAAGTATGGGGAAGACCTCACTTTGTGACCAGATTGCTGTGGAGGTGGCAAGATCGGGCGGGGTTGTGGCCCTGTTCACCACCGAGGTCAGGGGTACCCGGGTGGCCGAAAAAATCATAATTCAGACAGCCAGGTTGAACGGCCACGCCATACGGATTGGCTACCTTGGGGAAAACGAGTGGTCGGGGGTATGTGATGCGTCAGCTAAACTCAGCTCAATTAAGCTGTATGTGGACGACCACCCCCATCCAACACCGGCCCACATCCGCGCTCAGGTCCACAAGTTAAATGCCAAGCACGGGAGGGTTGACTTGGTTGTGGTTGACTACATCGGCCAGCTGGACCCCGGGAAAAAGGTGGACACCCGGGTGAGGGAGTTGGCAGAAATCACGCGCTCCCTGAAAGCGATGGCGAAGGATTTTAACTGTCCCGTTATAGCGGCCAGCCAGCTCAATCGGGCCGTGGAAGCCCAGGGTGAAAAAAGGCCGACGCTTTCAGACCTGCGCGACAGTGGGGACCTTGAGCAGGATTCGGACCTGGTGTTGCTACTTTGGCGGCCAGAATTTTACAACCCGCTGGACAGGCCGGGCATGGCCGAAATAATAATAGCCAAGCAGCGGGAAGGTCCTACGGGCTCGATATGGGTGGCTTTCGTAAAAGAGCATACACGGTTTCACGACCTGGCTGGGGAGGCCGGGGAAGTTGCCGACGCATTGCCCAAGAAAAGTAAAGCCGGAAAACGGAATTTAAAGCTAGTTTAG
- a CDS encoding Kelch repeat-containing protein → MIRKAGGGRGIRISWRLGRIFLAVLFIFGILSDNVAWAYEVVKLSATLPSGRYGTSAAAGLDGKIYIFGGYNGSYLSDILCFDPATGQITKLSANLPSGRHFTSAATGPDGKIYIFGGNNGSFLSDILCFDPATGQITKLSVTLPSKREGTSAARGPDGKIYIFGGYNGSYLSDILYFDPATGQITKLSVTLPSGRGYTSAATGPDGKIYIFGGSTYVGALVYFSDILCFDPATGQITKLSVTFPSKREGTSAARGPDGKIYIFGGYNGSYLSDILYFDPATGQITKLSVTLPSGRGYTSAATGSDGKIYIFGGYNGNYLADIVSFTVSTSPAPPTGLSATATSPTQVLLTWQPNTEPDLAGYIIYRNNTEIARVDKNTTTYTDSGLTPRTNYTYGIKAYNTSGLTSEMSNTVTVTTPKPPAPTNLTVSNITSTGATVTWDPVQEAESYNVYLNDFLYAAYVTDTSYNITGLDPATNYTVRVTAVISNVEGDPATTSFTTYDQSAPVPPAPPSGFTAQATGPTQVRLNWNPNTEPDLAGYIIYRNNTEIARVDKNTTTYTDSGLTPRATYTYGIKAYNTSNLTSDMRTVQVTTPKPPAPTNLTVSNVTSTGATVTWDPVSGAESYNVYINDFLYDAYLTQTQCEITGLDPATSYTVRVTAVISNVEGDPATTTFTTLVGYKPKLTVRVDNRQIIMSWESIANSFIVEANGQQITTTSDKQYTYTAEPGTYEVRVIAVVNGEQYPSDPVTVTVSALNTPGVVQAAKDILGNTAAVIFPFGGLIALGLALKASPLIIAAVKSGMLARWFRGW, encoded by the coding sequence GTGATCAGAAAAGCTGGTGGAGGACGCGGCATTAGGATTTCATGGAGGTTAGGGAGAATTTTCTTAGCGGTTTTGTTTATCTTTGGTATTCTTTCCGATAACGTTGCGTGGGCCTACGAAGTGGTGAAGCTTTCTGCGACTCTTCCTTCCGGTCGGTATGGCACATCGGCTGCAGCAGGTCTTGATGGTAAGATCTACATCTTCGGGGGATACAATGGTTCCTATCTTTCCGACATACTTTGCTTTGATCCAGCTACTGGCCAGATTACAAAGCTATCGGCAAATCTTCCCTCCGGGAGGCATTTCACTTCTGCTGCGACAGGGCCTGATGGTAAGATTTACATATTTGGGGGAAACAATGGTTCCTTTCTTTCCGACATACTTTGCTTTGATCCAGCTACTGGCCAGATTACAAAGCTATCGGTAACTCTTCCCTCTAAGCGTGAAGGTACATCTGCGGCAAGGGGGCCTGATGGTAAGATTTACATATTTGGGGGATACAATGGTTCCTATCTTTCCGACATACTTTACTTTGATCCAGCTACTGGCCAGATTACAAAGCTATCGGTAACTCTTCCCTCGGGGAGGGGTTATACTTCTGCTGCGACAGGGCCTGATGGTAAGATCTACATCTTCGGAGGTAGTACTTACGTAGGTGCTCTTGTATACTTTTCCGACATACTTTGCTTTGATCCAGCTACCGGCCAGATTACAAAGCTATCGGTAACTTTTCCCTCTAAGCGTGAAGGTACATCTGCGGCAAGGGGGCCTGATGGTAAGATTTACATATTTGGGGGATACAATGGTTCCTATCTTTCCGACATACTTTACTTTGATCCAGCTACTGGCCAGATTACAAAGCTATCGGTAACTCTTCCCTCGGGGAGGGGTTATACTTCTGCTGCGACAGGGTCTGATGGTAAGATCTACATCTTCGGAGGATATAACGGCAACTATTTGGCTGATATAGTTTCCTTTACCGTTTCCACTTCGCCTGCGCCACCTACGGGTCTTTCCGCTACGGCTACAAGCCCAACCCAAGTCCTTCTCACGTGGCAACCCAATACTGAACCTGATTTGGCTGGTTACATCATTTACCGCAACAACACGGAGATAGCGAGGGTAGATAAAAACACCACCACGTATACAGATAGCGGTTTAACGCCACGAACCAACTATACTTACGGCATCAAGGCTTACAATACTTCCGGCCTTACCAGCGAAATGAGCAACACGGTGACAGTGACAACACCAAAGCCCCCGGCACCAACCAACCTGACCGTGAGCAACATAACCTCCACGGGGGCGACGGTGACCTGGGATCCGGTACAGGAGGCCGAATCTTACAACGTATACCTTAACGATTTCCTTTATGCCGCCTATGTTACCGATACTTCTTACAACATCACCGGTCTGGACCCGGCAACGAACTACACCGTGCGGGTTACCGCCGTAATCAGCAACGTGGAAGGTGACCCGGCGACTACGAGCTTTACTACTTACGATCAGTCTGCCCCCGTACCTCCTGCGCCGCCATCTGGCTTTACGGCACAAGCTACCGGTCCGACCCAGGTGCGGCTTAACTGGAATCCAAATACCGAACCCGACCTGGCCGGATACATCATCTACCGCAACAACACGGAGATAGCGAGGGTAGATAAAAACACCACCACGTATACAGACAGCGGTTTGACGCCACGAGCCACCTATACTTACGGCATCAAGGCTTACAACACCTCAAACCTGACCAGCGACATGAGAACAGTTCAGGTGACCACACCGAAGCCCCCTGCGCCAACCAACCTGACCGTGAGCAACGTAACCTCCACGGGGGCGACGGTGACCTGGGACCCGGTGTCGGGAGCCGAATCTTACAACGTCTATATCAACGATTTTCTGTATGATGCTTACCTTACCCAAACCCAGTGTGAGATCACTGGCCTGGATCCGGCGACGAGCTATACAGTTCGGGTTACTGCGGTCATCAGCAACGTGGAAGGTGACCCAGCAACGACGACCTTTACAACGCTTGTAGGCTATAAGCCAAAACTCACCGTCAGGGTTGACAACCGCCAAATTATCATGTCCTGGGAAAGCATAGCTAATAGTTTTATCGTTGAAGCAAACGGCCAGCAGATAACCACCACCTCTGACAAGCAGTACACTTACACGGCTGAACCGGGAACGTATGAAGTAAGGGTTATCGCAGTGGTTAATGGGGAACAGTACCCCTCCGACCCGGTGACGGTGACCGTATCCGCGCTGAACACCCCTGGAGTGGTACAAGCCGCAAAGGACATACTGGGCAACACTGCGGCAGTAATATTCCCCTTCGGGGGGCTGATAGCCCTGGGGCTTGCGCTGAAAGCAAGTCCCCTGATAATAGCAGCCGTTAAAAGTGGTATGTTGGCCAGATGGTTCAGGGGGTGGTAG